A segment of the Gossypium hirsutum isolate 1008001.06 chromosome D10, Gossypium_hirsutum_v2.1, whole genome shotgun sequence genome:
CAGAGTCGGAGTAAGATACGTATATTATGGAATTTGGAAGCAAATACATTGAATCTCTTTGAAATAGTCAACTTCCTGAAACCCCTCGTGCTTAGAATGGACAGAAACAAGTTCCATTTTGGTACGTTGAAAAAGAACGGTTCGATGGTGAAGTCATTTTCGGTGGACAATCCACTATCATCAACCTTAATGAAAGCTAAAATGCATTTCTTAAATaagcttaaataattaaaaaccacGTTAATTACAGTGCTCATACATCAAATATGTGACAAACTCTGGAAGAAAAATAGTAGATTTAGAAAGCTTGAAGTTGAGACAACACCAGCAATCATATAACCCATAGGTTTCCCTACAATGATTTCAGAATTCGGATGAAGATAATTTTCAAGATTCACGAGGTTCCATCTATTTGTAAGTTAGATAGAatctttttttttcactattcgtatcatatttatatattttattatgttaaattGCCCAGATCAAACTCGACCAATGAACTATATAATTCttccattaatatatattatgtccATATTGTACTCTGGTTGTAGTGCTTGGTCGTTGATGTGTAGAGCACTCTCACAAGTGTAAAAGTGGTGAGCCTACCACAAAAGATTGTTCATAATAAAAAAGGATGATAGCGTGTCGCATTGTTAAATAAGACTTTAAACACTATTTCCAAAACACCAAGTCTGAGCTTACGTCCAACATAAATATGCTCAAACTTTGACTTATTTTCTTTACACCCTTAGCTTAGACCAATGAAGGAACAACATAAGAAGGGCATAAAATGGTGGTTGGATTCAAGCAGATCATCACCCAACACTTCCCAAACTTAAAATCATAATGGAGCTTTCAGTATATAACTAAAATTacacatttttctttcttttgatgGGGCAAAACAAACAAGCATCAAAGTCATCTTTGCAGTAATAAGAAACCAGATACCCTATGGTTTCTCATGCCACACCGGACCATATTATGAGATCAATCATGATTTGTCCGGGTTGATTTCATAAGTTATTGAAATTTGCCATACCTGGCTCCTACTGTACAAGTATCTTAGCTCctgctcaagcactcatcaggtGGCATCTCATTGTGCTTACGCCACTTTCACCACTGACCAATCGCATCCCATCCTTTTGAGCTCTATTTGCTCCAAGCAATATTCACCACTTCGTCAGCATAATGACTAGGCAAAATCATGCCAAGTACCTGAATACGTTGGGGTTCTCCTTGTCTCTCTCAAGATAATCTCGAGTAATCAGGTCCTCTATTCGCTTTTTAATTGCCTTGAAATCAGGCTGCAAATTTCAAGTTTTACTTATCACAACCATGTAAAGAAATAAACAATTAGCAGACACCCTTGTGCGGTGCACATGCCATACTAGAGGAAACGAGTCATATAAATACCTTGAACATGCGACCTAACTGCTCGACACACTCCATAACTAACTGCTGGTGACCCAGAACTTTCCTGCTCTTCATGATGCGCACAATTGAGGCATCAATGGCATACCGTCTATCCTTATCAACATCTTCAATTACTTTCTTCTTCTCATCCACAGGGGGAAGAGGTATCTGAATAATGAACAAAGAAATGCATCAGAAGAAATCATTTAACCAAATGGAGAGTAAAATCAGATATTGGAAGGGTTTTTTGTTAAGTGCCTTGATCCTCCTCATTTTATCAGTAAATTTGGAGTTGAACTCGAAATGATCAGTGGAAGAGATGGTTTTCGTGCTCGGTTCCTTGTTAAGAATTTTATACTTTGCACATGACAACGAATGAAGAAGTCTAACTACATCATCGTCAGTTAAATTCAACTGTGTCATGATCTCTGAATAGCTGAGCCTATCCAAGGAATTGAACAGCAGTAAGGCAGAGGCCTACAAACCATGAAAGCTTGGTATTAGCAACAAAAGTCCTTCAACTCCATTTGGCTATTTAATAACAAGAAAAGAGACTAGAAATTATATTTTAGACCATATGACCTGATATGTTGTAACAATCAACTCCATAGTTTTTGGCTCAAACTTCCCGATAAGGTTACAAGTACCCAAAGAATATATCCAAGTAAGTTTTCTATGTTTGGTTTTCGTCTGATAGAAGTCCCTGAAAACTTCAACACACTTGACCTAAAGAGATTTTCAaggaagaagggaaaaaaaagaaagaaaaatggtgTCAGTGACTTCAGTTAACTTAAACTGGCAAGTTATAAATGAAATACGGATCTTGTTTGCAACATCTATGTGCGTACCATCTCAGCAGGAAGGTTGAGATCAAAAGACTTGTAACTTGGCCAGAAGCCAGTTGTCAAAACAGTTACTGTCAAGTCGATCCCTGGATTTACATTTGGATTATTGCTCAAGTACTCCTCAAAATTTGTCTGGTTTTCCCTTGCCAATGTCAAATCTGTGACCTAAAGAACACAGAAGCCATTTCCAAAGAGATCTATTTGAGACATTTAAGAACATTTGCAGACAGGAACAGAATCTTTCAGTTAAAAAGTAAATGGCAACAGACCATTCCTTCCATCTTTGAAGTGAACTGGCCACCACACTGCTGTTTCAGCTTTGTCAATATACTTCTCTCGTGGTCATCATTCGCACTCTTGTCAAAAAGAAGTCTTCGAGCAAGCTTTTTCCTACTGAAAATAATTCACCGAAACAAGATGAGCAGAAATTTATGAGCCAAAAATCTTCAAATAAAGCAAAACATCTACCTATAGAATTCGGCAAACAAGTCCTTGTCACTTATATAAGCAAGTAGCTTCACAACCTgaaaatttagaataataagATTATGAAGTCCAAGTTTAACAAGACTTATAAAGAGTCGAAGGAAGTAATGTAGAGAGCAGGGCAAACTTTTTCTAGCATTTCTTCAATTGCTTCATCACTCAATTTCTCACTTCCACCTTTCTTGAGAATATTATCACAAAAAGTGGCAAGTAGCTCTGCACTTGAGCTTCCCGCAACACCCTTGTTGCAAAAGACTTCAAAAGCCTCCTTGAGAGCCTAAAGGAAGTAGATAATATtgataacataaaacataacaaGATGGGAATTATCTTGAAAAACTTATCTTCAAAACACTATCTATTATGGACCTTGTGAAAGAGAGTATGATTCTGAAAGCAATCATTCACATATGCTAGGTATTTGTCATGAAGCTCAATCACTTTCCTCACAAAAACCTGAAAACCGAAATAAAAAATCAACCTTTATACCTTGAAACAGTCTAGTGCGACATAGAATAAAACGCACAAAAAAGATATTTTACCTGCTCTTGCATCCCAACCATGTCCTTTTTATCTGCCTATTTAAGGGAGAAGATATTTTGGATATCATTAGAGATAAAGATATCAATATTAAATTCTTATTCCAACACAAAATGAAACTTCAAATATTTTGTATACTATAAGCTAAAAAACAATGCCAAGTAGAATACAAACCTTCTTGCTGCTAGCGGCATCCTCAGCATGTTTGACCAAAGCTGTGCCTTCAGCAGTAACATGCTGAAGTAGAAAATGATaccatatttttttttacatagtgAAAGACGGGCAACAATATGCAAGGGATGAATAAACAAACATCCAAGTAagtgtaataaaaaaaaaaggtatgGTCATACTTGAGCGGGCTGTTAacataattcaaatataaacaattaagtaataaattaatcAGTTGGCAAGCTATGAATAACTAACCTGTTTGAAGATGCTTGACACTGGTTCTAAACCTCGAGGAATTTTAGAAAATAGTCTAAACATTCTTGACAAATCCTCCACCTAAGAGTTAAAAGAGAAAGGTGATTAACTGCAAATTAGGGAAAAAAGTAGATAAATTATTGTGCAGTAAGCACCTTGTCATCTCTGAGCAGCGCGTGGCATCCAGAGTGCTCTTTATCAAGCAGTCGGGTTGCACATACAGCCAGCAACTCATGTTGAACTttctataaatgaaaaaaaataaagaacatcgTGAGAAACAacattttagaaaatcatttacCTTGAGTATAAGAGTATCTCCAAGGCCAAGGGTGGGTTTGTATGACAAAAGCAATTACCAACCTCAAGTAACTTTGGTTCACTACTAGAATGCATGTAATGCGAGACCCTATCTTTCTCTCGTTTTAAACACTCCTCTGCCTGAAATgagaaaaaatgaatttttaggCACAATTTGAGTGGACAGAAAAAAAAAGCGCAACGTAAAATTGTATAGTACGCATACTTTCAACATATAATCCGGACAAGAATCATCTAGAATCCAATTTGAAGCCTTCCTAGAATAATAGGCAGCCGTAGCTTTCAGCATAGTGGCCTCAAAGTCATTCTCATAGTAATCCATTTGTCCCATCCCAATTTCCACAAAAATATCCAAAACATTCTTCAACAAAGCTCGATCAATCTGCTCACCCTCACGTTCTTGATCAATCTGGTTTAAGATTAGGGtgtttattattactatttggaagaaaaaagaaagtgcATAATGAATGTGAAAAAGAAAACTGAACTTACAAGAGAAATTACTGCATCCCTCACTTTTGCATTTAGCTCTTGGTAGACCTAAAACCGCAAAGCATAAAAATGCCAAAATCACTCTACATGCAAGATAATACAATGGAGTATCAGGCAACATTCAATATACACGTACCAATTCACGGAAACACGTGAGTCCAACTTCATTAAGGGGAGGTAATGACCTCCGGGCTATAAAGTAGCGGTCAAGATAGTAGAAGAACCGAGAAAGCCACCTAACCATTACTTTATGATTAGCCCACCTTTTCACTAGCTCTCTCAACATAAACTCATCATGCTTTTCCCGTAGAGATGGAAGTACCTATGGAGGAGATTTTATGAATTACATTACTAAAGAATCAAAGGAAAATATATAGCAAGTTCGCCACAATGCTCAACAAGGAACAATAATATATACAAATGCCTATATATTATACCTTTGAAATGAATTTGCTTCCACTAACGGCTTTTCTTAAAATCATACAACTATAATTAATACATGTATGATTCATGTGCCTCCAAAGCAACATATATGTTTcattaaaataaaggaaaaactgGATTTTGGGTCGGGTTGGGGCGAGGAGTTGACAAGGCACTTGCTACACTAGCAAATAGAAATAAATGCATAAGTGATCATCCCTTTTAAACAAATGAGACAGAGAACAAAGGAGATTTAAGGCCTTTGACTTATCTGATACACAAATCTTTCAACTAGCTTATGCTTACTGCAACAGATGAACCCCTTGAAGTAAATTTTGAtaccaaaagaaacaaaaagaataaaaaattgcCACCAATTCTAAGTTGAGACATAATGTAAACAACTTGAACGTCAACGTTGCTAACCGTTGAAGTGATGTATTCTTCAAAAGATTCTCGATACTTATCATACAACTGTTGAGAGTAGTCGTGAGGAGGCTTTTGGGTACACATATTGTAAATGGTTCTACAAAATAAGGGTTGAGGGgcaacaaatgaaaacacttgaAATATATGAAAAGGGTAATGTTTGCAATTATAAACATTATTCACTTAAAAAcgataaaaacaaataaatgtaCGACTTTGAATTGGATACGTATAAAGCATCATATAATCCTCAGAGCTAAATTGCGGCTCTCGTAAGCCTTCAAGAATATTCTTCAGCTTTGTAATTCCTTTTTGCATGAACTCCCATCCTTGCTCAAGGTCGATTGTCTGCCTCTCACTCATTGTCATTGAGCCACGTCGTCCCTAATTACCAAACCCTAACCGCCAGAATCTGCAAAATTAAAGATATTGATCCGAATAATTAGCTTAAAAACATCAACATTACATAAGACATGGTTCAATTAACAAAAACCAAGAAATGCAACAAATCCGCCAAAAAAGTGACTTAAAAACCATAACTTAAAGTAATGCGGTAACTTCAAACAATTACATCGACTTTCAGAGAAACCAGACAGATAATTGAACATTTTTCAGAAAACCCTTTTAAAACCAAAGCCAATCGATTCAATCTCACCTCGATAAAACGAGAAATTTGTcaaattgaaacaaaacaaaatcacCATGAGAAATCCAGAGCTACTCAGAAGAGAAATAGATCAATAGATAGCctaaacaaacaaaaaagaaacactaattaattaaaaatacctAAAATTTGAGCCCAGTTCCAGCAAAACATTGAAGAAAGaaagattttctttttcttttggctAAAACATCCTTCGGATCAATTTTCATTATTGTTTTTGTATTATTAATTTGTTATACTATTGATTACTATTcagttaatttttaaaagtattaatattttatttcattccatttttaattaagaaaattactttaaaataatatagtttaaaattaattaataaacattatattGAAAATAGGAGTGTAAATAAACAGAATGCTCGATGAACTGTTTGTATAACGTTCGTTTATGTTTgtttattaagctaaataaaagagtatgaacaaaatttttatgctAACAAACACAAATAAAGGTGTGTTCAGTTCGTATATGTTCATGAATAAACTCGTTTATTgactcatttatttattaatgatatttttttataaaaattttattagtatatattaataaaattattttggtttgtatttttttatttataatataattattaatatttatatttgactattttatatttaaacaatatatgtgtatatgtatttatttattgtttgtttattatttattaatattgttCGTGAACATGTATGTTCGATTAAGTTAAATGAACATTATCTTTAACATTAAACAAGCGAACgtttaaataaacaaacatgaataaaaacttgaaatttttaacGAACACAAACTGAACACgaacaagcttaaaaataaacaaacgaacatGATTGTTCGTTTAAGCTCGATCCATTTACAGGCCTAATTGAAAATACTAAATGAATGTGATCGTTTATCATGATATAGTCATGATCTTATATTAGTGTCGAGTTAATTTGTGATACCAactcaattaacataattattaatatatatataaatatataatgattttatataacgaatatattttttaaaagtttaatattaaaattaaaaataattttagttcaaatggaaaaaagaagaaagtttaCGTGTACTTGATTCTAagtcttataaataaatatttattttttagaaaaatataaaaaatccaaaacacccacaaactcaagagaaaaaaaactttttaaatagtataaataaaatattacgtTTAATATAATTTGTATCATTAATCGTTATTCACAAATTACAGTGAAAGATGCGAGATTAAAATTGTATAATATTATTaatcttatatttatatttatatttaaattatttatagatTTGCAATTGTAATCCGAAAATTTTGATgggttaattttgggtattgttttttacaaaaatttggGTTATTTTAAATATGAGAGTCGTCGTAATTTTTTAGTTAATTGTAAGTCTATTTATCTTAGAATTATTCttacaaaatattaaaagaatatatgtgTAAGTTGAAAAGCTGAATTAGATGTAAAGAACATTAGCACTCCTGTAACGTCCGTCCTAAAACAGTACTACTTTCAATTTTGctaatatttgctctaaattttACTTAATCTCTATTCTAATATACATCCAAATTATTTAACCATCACATACAAGTTAAAAGAATCATGCttagatgaaaaaaaagaaaagaaaaagaaaaccaacaACATTCAACACATAAAAATCACTCTAAATgagtaaaaataaagaaaactacatagaaataacaatatatattacATGGGTTATTTAAAAGaactaatattttaaagtttttaaaaaatatatataactataataaaatttaagaaaaaagaacttaaaacaaaaaaattaaaggattcattaaataatttaaaacaaataaattttcaaaattttaaataaacgtAGAATAAAGTGAGTAAtgggaattaaattttaaaagaggtAAGAaccttaaacataattaaatagaaCACAGGAGGTAATTAAAAATCTAAGTTTAAGATACTTtaaaatcatctcaaaacatCTCCCAATCATGTAAACACATGACAGATCAATAGAATGCATGGAAAATAccaaaattcatcatcaaatcatACTTTAGCATGGAACTAGATAAATATATCATTCAACAAGTTACAACATGAAACCATGATTCATACATGCAAAAATAAGTTAAGCAATCATTCAATAGATGCCTCCAAGGCCAAACATAATAATGCTTATGAAACCAAATCAATAAATCAACACTTTGATCTCAAGACTCTCAAGCAGCtaacatatatacataagaaaTGAATCTTCTAGTACATGCCACTAGTACCACTATCTCATAAGCCTCACAATAGTATAATGTCTCAAGAGATGAGTTGAGCTTAATTTTTCCACGCAAAATTTACGAGCAAAaataagcataaaagcttagtaatttCAAATGCAAACATTCACTTAACTTACTTTGCTCAAGTGAGAGATTAGCCATGATAATAGAAAGAGAGACATACGAGTCTATAACTAACAACACACAATCAACTTAAGTGAGTCCCAAAATCAAtatgttgaaaaatatgaaattgaccTTTAAGTACCAGGGAAGTGCCCACTTCTTTAGCACTAGAGTTGTTGAGTGACAATTTTCATATTTGAGTATTGACAATTTATTGAACAATTTGAATGGGTTGTGTTGATTATTTGAAGGATATTTAGCCCTACAATGAAGGTGATATTATTTGGGAAACTCACATGGAAGATTGGATTGAATTAAATCACCCAAAACAATCCTTGCTATATGGACATTTTGTTAGATccggtgccctaagtgtagtatattcgttttgtatacttgtattttttgaacaaattggtttaatagtattattcattaattatattaataccaTTTGTATATTGTCTTCAATGTTTTTGCACGTAAAGCAAAATGGAAGTAAATATTGGCTCAATGTGTAACACCTGCAACCCGATTCGATTAACCGGATTTGGATCTTAGGTATTACCACACAAATACAAACACAAGCTTAATTTACTTATACGATTTACAGATAATGACAACTTACTTAactacaaaatttcaaattaaaatacataagtaGATACAATGAGTAAATAAAACTACAACACGAGGTAATTAAATTACAACGATATCCCTAGTGTGGATTTCTAAGTAACATTTTAGTCTTTGAACACGCCGCCAAActtgctctgtatgcataataacccgaTATGCCACTTATTGACATAATCCTGACGTCATCCCTCTTGGTACAGACCCATTCAATATACCTGTAACATAACATACATAGATAAGTTcatgagaacttagtgagaaaaacgTCATTTACCTGAGTCAAATTTGCACGATGCAACCGATAATTTATAGAGAAGATCTCATCATTCTTGACCTTCAACCTTGTCTCTAGCGAATACTTCCTCAAGTTCTTTTTCTTGATTCTTTTCCAGTATTTATACCTTACTCTGAAattattcctttttctttgaCAGAATGTTTTCGACATATCACTTACATCCTTCAAACTCTGAGTGATCACCTCATCATGATTCAATAAGACATATATACATAGACGACAAATACTTCTTTTGAATTTACAAAGTTCACATATTTATTTAGAAGACATTTTCAATACTAACCCATTACATCTCTATATCTCTTCAACTCACTATTTCCGATCGAGTCTTATTATTATGAAATGCCTTACCATATAGTTCATAGATGCGTTTTGTCCTTGTATTATGCTGATAACGTTTAGGAGCCATATAGAAC
Coding sequences within it:
- the LOC107916074 gene encoding cullin-1 isoform X2; this encodes MTMSERQTIDLEQGWEFMQKGITKLKNILEGLREPQFSSEDYMMLYTTIYNMCTQKPPHDYSQQLYDKYRESFEEYITSTVLPSLREKHDEFMLRELVKRWANHKVMVRWLSRFFYYLDRYFIARRSLPPLNEVGLTCFRELVYQELNAKVRDAVISLIDQEREGEQIDRALLKNVLDIFVEIGMGQMDYYENDFEATMLKATAAYYSRKASNWILDDSCPDYMLKAEECLKREKDRVSHYMHSSSEPKLLEKVQHELLAVCATRLLDKEHSGCHALLRDDKVEDLSRMFRLFSKIPRGLEPVSSIFKQHVTAEGTALVKHAEDAASSKKADKKDMVGMQEQVFVRKVIELHDKYLAYVNDCFQNHTLFHKALKEAFEVFCNKGVAGSSSAELLATFCDNILKKGGSEKLSDEAIEEMLEKVVKLLAYISDKDLFAEFYRKKLARRLLFDKSANDDHERSILTKLKQQCGGQFTSKMEGMVTDLTLARENQTNFEEYLSNNPNVNPGIDLTVTVLTTGFWPSYKSFDLNLPAEMVKCVEVFRDFYQTKTKHRKLTWIYSLGTCNLIGKFEPKTMELIVTTYQASALLLFNSLDRLSYSEIMTQLNLTDDDVVRLLHSLSCAKYKILNKEPSTKTISSTDHFEFNSKFTDKMRRIKIPLPPVDEKKKVIEDVDKDRRYAIDASIVRIMKSRKVLGHQQLVMECVEQLGRMFKPDFKAIKKRIEDLITRDYLERDKENPNVFRYLA
- the LOC107916074 gene encoding cullin-1 isoform X1, with translation MTMSERQTIDLEQGWEFMQKGITKLKNILEGLREPQFSSEDYMMLYTTIYNMCTQKPPHDYSQQLYDKYRESFEEYITSTVLPSLREKHDEFMLRELVKRWANHKVMVRWLSRFFYYLDRYFIARRSLPPLNEVGLTCFRELVYQELNAKVRDAVISLIDQEREGEQIDRALLKNVLDIFVEIGMGQMDYYENDFEATMLKATAAYYSRKASNWILDDSCPDYMLKAEECLKREKDRVSHYMHSSSEPKLLEKVQHELLAVCATRLLDKEHSGCHALLRDDKVEDLSRMFRLFSKIPRGLEPVSSIFKQHVTAEGTALVKHAEDAASSKKADKKDMVGMQEQVFVRKVIELHDKYLAYVNDCFQNHTLFHKALKEAFEVFCNKGVAGSSSAELLATFCDNILKKGGSEKLSDEAIEEMLEKVVKLLAYISDKDLFAEFYSRKKLARRLLFDKSANDDHERSILTKLKQQCGGQFTSKMEGMVTDLTLARENQTNFEEYLSNNPNVNPGIDLTVTVLTTGFWPSYKSFDLNLPAEMVKCVEVFRDFYQTKTKHRKLTWIYSLGTCNLIGKFEPKTMELIVTTYQASALLLFNSLDRLSYSEIMTQLNLTDDDVVRLLHSLSCAKYKILNKEPSTKTISSTDHFEFNSKFTDKMRRIKIPLPPVDEKKKVIEDVDKDRRYAIDASIVRIMKSRKVLGHQQLVMECVEQLGRMFKPDFKAIKKRIEDLITRDYLERDKENPNVFRYLA
- the LOC107916074 gene encoding cullin-1 isoform X3: MLLWRHMNHTCINYSCMILRKAVSGSKFISKVLPSLREKHDEFMLRELVKRWANHKVMVRWLSRFFYYLDRYFIARRSLPPLNEVGLTCFRELVYQELNAKVRDAVISLIDQEREGEQIDRALLKNVLDIFVEIGMGQMDYYENDFEATMLKATAAYYSRKASNWILDDSCPDYMLKAEECLKREKDRVSHYMHSSSEPKLLEKVQHELLAVCATRLLDKEHSGCHALLRDDKVEDLSRMFRLFSKIPRGLEPVSSIFKQHVTAEGTALVKHAEDAASSKKADKKDMVGMQEQVFVRKVIELHDKYLAYVNDCFQNHTLFHKALKEAFEVFCNKGVAGSSSAELLATFCDNILKKGGSEKLSDEAIEEMLEKVVKLLAYISDKDLFAEFYSRKKLARRLLFDKSANDDHERSILTKLKQQCGGQFTSKMEGMVTDLTLARENQTNFEEYLSNNPNVNPGIDLTVTVLTTGFWPSYKSFDLNLPAEMVKCVEVFRDFYQTKTKHRKLTWIYSLGTCNLIGKFEPKTMELIVTTYQASALLLFNSLDRLSYSEIMTQLNLTDDDVVRLLHSLSCAKYKILNKEPSTKTISSTDHFEFNSKFTDKMRRIKIPLPPVDEKKKVIEDVDKDRRYAIDASIVRIMKSRKVLGHQQLVMECVEQLGRMFKPDFKAIKKRIEDLITRDYLERDKENPNVFRYLA